The following is a genomic window from Candidatus Methanoperedens sp..
TTGATGGAAGCATCGGCCTGACTCTTGATAATCCTGTAATAAAAATTAAAGCCCGAAAATCGGATATTATTGAAATAACAGGCAAGAACGAGCATATTGAACGCATAAGGAATAGCGCAAAGTCCCTGCTTCCTGACGGCGAGGGAATACAAATCTCAATCGAAGAAGATTATCCGTCACATATTGGCCTTGGTTCAGGCACCCAGGCAGCTCTTGCGGCAGGCATGGCTGTCAGTGAATTATATGACCTTGGCCTGTCTGTTCATGAGATCGCAATAAAAGTGGGACGGGGAGGCACAAGCGGCATTGGCGTTGCTGCATTTGAAAATGGCGGGTTCATACTTGACGGTGGTCACAAATTCAGCCAGAAGAGGGCATTTCTTCCCTCAGCTGCAAGCAAGCTTCCTCCAGCACCGGTTTTATTAAGAAAAGATTTCCCTGATTGGGATATCGTTATAATCGTGCCTGAACAGAAAGGTGCATCGCAGCAAAGTGAAGTGGATATATTCCGGAAAGAATGTCCGGTTCCGCTCAAGGAAGTAGAGGCACTATCCCATGTGATCCTGATGCAGCTTCTTCCTGCGCTTTTTGAGAATGACATCATTACATTCGGGAAAAGTATCTATGCGATCCAGGAACTGGGTTTTAAAAAACGGGAAGTTGAATTGCAGCCCGCTTCATTTGATTTGATACAGGCTTTAAGGGATGGCGGCGCCAGTGGCGCAGGGATGAGTTCATTCGGGCCAACCGTGTATGCTTTTGGGGAGGATACAGAAAACCTCAAGAAAATCGCAGGTGAACTCCTTGATGGCAAAGGGCTGGTATTTAGTACCAGAGCGAGGAACAGGGGAGCGATTATTGATAAATGTCGATAAGAACCAGTGTATTAAAACATTATGAAAGTCTTTCCAGGGACTATGATCATAGATTTGATAATCCCCGTATCAATTATATGAGGTCTGTAGAGAAAATAGTTCTCCTGGACAGCCTGAAGATGGGATTAATACTTGATATTGGCTGCGGAACAGGAGAGCAATCTTTGTTCCTGGCTGAAAAAGGATATCGGGTACTGGGTGTAGATATATCTAAAGAGATGATAAAAATAGCAAAAGAGAGGATAAAAGATGCCAGATTCAAAGACAATCTGTCTTTTGTTATTGCATCAGCCGAGTTTCTTCCATTTCGCGATAAAAGTTTTGACGGCATAATTTCCATCTTTGGGATATTTAATCATATCCCAAACGTCGATTATGCCTTCCGGGAGACATCCAGGGTTTTAAAAACCGGCTGCCAGGCCATCTTTACAGTTGTTAACAGGTGGAACCTGACATGGTGGGTCAACGCTTTTATAAAATGTAAGGGAAGCTGGATAATATCTTCCCTGAGAAGTAAAGAGTATGTAGTGAATGGATTGTGGACGTATTATTTTTCAAGAGGGGACCTGATAAACAAACTTAAGGATGTCGGATTCAAAGCAAGAATTGGAAGTTTGTTACTGTTTGTGTACCCATTTAGCCCAAGGAAATTATTATTGCATGAAAAAATATTCATTCGTTTTGAGGATGCAGCCCGGTGGTATTACCCATTCAATAGCCTGGGTTATTATCATCTTGTCATAGTAGAAAAAGATGCAGTTTGGAAAGGTATTTAATATCCTACCCCCATAATGGGTTGCCTTCGCTTATAAGAATTTGAAAATCAATTGGAAATAATAATTATCGGAGAAAATTAAATGGCAAGAATGCACACACGTAAAAAAGGCCAGGCAGGGTCCACAAAACCGATCAGGACGGAGCCCCCTAAGTGGTCGAACACCAACAAGGATGAGATCGAGAGTACTATAGAACAGCTTGCAACGAGTGGTAATTCCTCAAGCAAGATCGGTATGATCTTAAGAGACCGTTACGGCGTCCCTGATGTCACACTTGTGACAGGCAAGAAAATAGGAACCATAATGAAGGAAAAGAATGTTTCTTCAAAAGTTCCGGAAGACATTCATAATATTATAACCGATGTACTTGATCTGAATAAACACCTTTTAAAGAATCCTAAAGATATGCATAATAAGCGTGCGCTTAATAATAAGATCTCAAAAATAAGGAGACTTGAAAAATATTATCGCCGTGAAGGTGTACTTCCGGAAGACTGGAAATTCTCTATCCAGAGAGCAGAAATGCTCATTTCATAAGTCCCGATGACTGATGGACAGGAAAGCCTCGCTGAACTTGAGGCTCTTAGCAGGCAGGTAGCAGAAGCCATATTGGAACATGATATGGTTCGGCTTATTTCGCATAACGATGCTGATGGCTTATCTGCTGCCGGTATCATGTGTAACGCCCTTCACAGGAAGGGTATACTTTTTCATGCTACGATAGTCAGCCAGTTTGACCAATCAACATTGGACTTAATTGAAAAAACATCCTATGGACCTGTAATTCTTTGCGACATGGGAAGCGGCCAGGTCGAACTGACTTCCAGGATAAAAGAAGCCATTATAATTGACCACCACAAACCAACAGGGAAACTGGAACATATCCAGTTCAACCCGCATCTTGTGGGTATTGATGGCTCGACCGAATTATGCGCTTCATGCGGCGCTTATATGATAGCCCGCCAGATGGGCGATAATACCGACCTTGCAGGACTTGCTATTGCAGGGGCGACCGGGGATAAACAGCCAATGAAAGGCGCAAATAAATCTATCCTCGATGAAGCCATCGCCAGCAGGACAGTAACTTCCAGTAAAGGGCTTCGAATCGGGGATGGGCCCTTAGCTGAAATTTTTGAAAATAGTATAGATCCTTATCTTGATATAACCGGTGATAAGGATAAGATCAAGGTCTTCCTGGATAGTCTTGGAATAAAAGGCGAATTGCGAAATCTTTCAGAAGAAGAATTGACGAAACTTTCGTCTGTGATAATATTAAAGCTTGTGAAGCAGGGAAGCCTCCCGGCTATTGATACCCTTATAGGTGACAACTATCACCTTAACAGGGAAGTTGTACAAAACATATATGATTTTGTAAATATCCTGAACGCTTGCGGTAAAGATGAAAAAGCAGGAATTGCACTTTCACTGTGTATGCGGGATGAGTCGGTCATTGATGAGGCAAAGATCATAGCGCGGGAGAACCAGCGCGCTTTGATCAGCGTAATTAAAAAGGCACAGGCCCGGATCAAGGCAGCCCGGAGTTTCAGGTATGTGCTCCTTGAGGATTCAAGCGGCACTGGAATAATTGCAGGAACGATGACGCGATACTTATATCCGGATAAGCCTTTCCTCACATTTAACGAAATTGAGGGAAAGATCCGTGTTTCAGGCCGCGGGACAAGGAAATTGGTAGGCGCCGGACTTGATCTTGCAGCGGCTATGAGGGAAGCGTCAGCAGCTGTGGGAGGCATGGGCGGGGGGCATGATGTTGCATCAGGCGCCACAATACCCGTTGGAACCGCAATGAAGTTCATAGATCTGGTTGATCCAATAATCGAAAAACAATTAAAACCAAAAGCATGAAGATAGAAGGAAAATTAACATTCAGAGGTGAAAAATCAGGAGAACTGGTTAATATTATTGCAGAATCCCTGGCGCCGGATAATGTTCCTGGAATAAAGACAATTATCGGGGATGGTTCTGCGGTCGTTTTATTCGAAGGAGAAAAGGTGGGCACGATCCTTGCTTCGGTTGATGATTACCTGATGAATGCAAAAATCGCATATGAAATGATAAATTTATGTCTCTTCCATTTGATGATACACTATTGATCAAACACGTTAACCGACTGCTGCAAAGCTACTTACGCTGGACAGGGCAGGAGCTTATTCCTCCTGGTAGGCCACAGGAGCGCGCCAGGGCACTATTTTATCAACCTTTCGTTGTTCTCTCGCATGGGATACAGGCAGACCCTGTTTTGAACTATGGTAACCAGGCAGCGCTTGACCTGTGGGAGATGACATGGGAAGAATTCATTAAAATGCCATCACGCCTTACTGCAGAACCTGTTAATCGCGAAGATCGTGAAAGACTCCTTGAAGAGGTCAGGCGCAATGGGTATATCGACACGTACCGCGGAGTACGCATATCTGGCACAGGTCGGCGCTTCCTGATAGAGCGAGGTACTGTCTGGAATATCGTTGATGAGAATAATAAATATGCCGGACAGGCAGCGACTTTTAGCAGATGGACATATTTATAATTCATTTGACCTTGATATTGAGGCTGTAACAAAAGAAATTTCTTAAGAATTCAACAGGAAGTAAAGATTGTTAAAATTAATAAACAAATACATGTATATCATTCCTAACATTGCGCCTTTTGCCATCCTTCGGTTTTGAACAGGAATTCGATACATTACTAACATTATGAGAAAAACTATTGTCAATTTGAACGGGACGAACCATTCCTGGTTATACAGGGGATTGAGTTCTTTGTTCTGTGGGTTTTGAAGCGCAAAATACGTGATCGTCAGGTCTGATATTTGCAGTATTGTGAATAATATCCCGAATAATATTATAAATCGTATGTATCCTGAGTTACCACCGATCAAAGATTTAAATCTATAAAGGAAATTGTACTTAATCTCACTTTTTGTATCCTGATTTTCCAGGTTATTCACGTGATATTTTGAATCGGTCATCTCATACACACCAATTCTAAACAAGACCTTTATCTATTTAAATATATCTAATTAATTGAATAATTATAATCGTGATTATCATAAGATATATTCCAGATTAAAATTCACACAATCATATGTAATAAAAATCCTGGTTGATAATCTTTAAATAATATGAAGAATAATGTTTATTAAATTAACAATGTTTATTTATGGGAATAAAAGAAAGAAAAGAAAACGAAAAATCTGAGATGAAAGAGCTGATCTTAAAGACAGCAATGAAGTTGTTCCTGGATAAGGGGTTCAATAACATAACCATACGAAACATTGCAGAAAAAATTGAATACAGTCCGGCGACTATTTATCTCTACTTCAAAAATAAAGATGAAATCCTTTACACTCTTCGAAAGGAAGGATTTGAAAAACTATATGAATGGCAGAAAACGTCACTTAATATAAATGATCCTCTTGAACGTCTAATCAAACATGGGGAGGCATATGTTTTATTTGCCCTTGAAAATCCTGAATATTATGATCTGATGTTTATGATGAGAAGTCCTGTAAAAAATACAACAGAGACAAATTTTTATGATATCGGTCTGAAATCATATGAACTGCTCAAGAATAATGTGAATGAATGTATGATACTGGGATTGTTCCCCCGGATGAACGTGGATATAGTCGCATTCTCATTATGGTCTTACGTCCATGGAGTCGCTTCATTAATAATTCGCAGCAGAGGCATTATGTTCCCTGAAGAACAAGTAAATAATATAATTAAAGGGTCCCTTGATTTTATGCTGAAGATAAATCGTAATAAAATATGGAATATTAATAATGAATTAAGAAATACGAAACCGGAGATAAATAAATGAAAAATTATATAATTGCGCTATTTTTAACATTAGCACTGGCCATGAACGTACAGGCTGACCCTTTCAATGTAACAACTGTACTTTCTGTTCCTCACCTGACGCCGGGTGACAGGAACATCGGGCTTGAATTCACGATACAAAATAATCAGGATACTTCCCTTAGTAATGTCAAAGCATATCTTTTTTTAAGATATCCATTTTCTGCATCCTACTCTCCAAATAATAAGCTCGGTGAAATAAATAATCCGGGGTATCTTATCAGCGCAGGAGGATCTGGAGATGAATATACACCTTATTTTGACCTGTCTCCGCACATGTCTCGAAAAACCTTTTTCAAGATAGATATTGACAGGGACGCAAAATACGGGGTTTATGACCTACCTTATACAATTTTTTATGATGATAAGGAATATAACGGAAAGATCACACTAACGATCAAAGGGGATACACTGATAGAGATAAAAAATGTATCAGTGGCCTCAAACAATAGCCAGGTCGAGCCAGGGGAAGTCTTTAAAATACAAATCTCTCTTGAAAATGTGGGAGATAACGAAATTAAATGGCTAAAAGTCAGCCTGAACCCGGAAGATAAAGCACTCATCCCTCTCTCCTCGGATTCGGAACTGATCTTTAAAGATATGCCACAGGGCTCACAGACAAATTCAGAGATATGGTTTTCCCTGGAAAAGGATGCCTCTATCAAAAATTATCCGATCAATCTTGAGCTTAATTATCTTGACGAAAGAGGTATAGAGTATAACGAGAGCAAACTTGTGGGCATAGTTGCCTCAGGAAGAGCGAATATGGACATCGCCAAAAAGACCACAGAACCCGCAAGATTAATAGAGAAACAGCCTTTTACCCTTACTATAAAGATCGAAAATACCGGCACAGGAGATGCAAAAGGAGTTACGGCACGTCTTGAATCTGCACTTTCCGGGGATAATCTTGCTTATCTCGGGGAAATAAAAAAGGATGATTATTCAAATGCGCTCTTTACACTGGATGCTGACCGCAGCGGGAAACAAACCGGTGTTTTGCATATAACTTTTGAAGATGACTTTGGAATACAGGAGATACAAAAAGACGTGATCATTGTTGTGAACCCGGCAGAAAGCCAGAACCTCCTGCCGATATTAATCGGGATAACAGCAATAGGTGCTATAATACTTTACCTGAAAAGAAGGAAACACTGATTATGAAAGCCTGGCTGTTCCTTGCCATAAAGGATATGTCAAAAAGAAGGCGTGAAACACTGATGGTCATCCTGGCCATAACGATAGGGGTCGTTGGGCCGCTTTTTACTACAGCGTTGAATAACGGGATGCAGGATGCTTTTGTAGGGAATACTGTTAATGTTTACACAGGGCATCTGCAGATCCAGCCAAATACCGGCGATAACGTCATTCCGAAATCAGAAAGCGTGCTTTCGAAGGTAACGGGGATAAAAGGCATAGTAGGTGCCGCTCCACGAATGACAGGTGGAGTAGATATCGAATCAAGGACTGAAAAAATCGGAATTGCAATATTCGGGGTAAAACCATCACTTGAAGAAAAAGCCTCCACACTATCAAGAACAGTTGAAAGAGGAGAATTCCTTGATGATAAGGATAAAAACGAACTGCTGATAGGCACCTCTCTTTCTGAAGTAATGAAAGTGGATGTTGGTGATATGGTTCTTCTTACATACCAGGATAGAAAACCTGTTGAATTCAGGATAAAGGGCATTATCAGTACAGGTACATTTGAACTTGACAGGTATGCCATTATAGCTGCATATGATACAGTAAAGGAACTCATAGAAAAAGATGAAGCCAGTAATATCATTATCCGGCTTGAGAAGCCTGAAGAATCCACAAAGTACAAATTAATTCTCCAGAAAGAGACCACGCTTCCTAATGTCAAGACCTGGCAGGAACTTTCAGCAGGAATGGCAGGGATGATCGAGACATTCGGGGCAATATCCACGATGACATCAGGCATTTCCATATTTGTTGCCGCGATAGCAATCAGCCTTATAATTTACACGACCGTAAAAAATAAGATCCGTGAAATCGGTGTCATAAAAGCAATAGGCGCAAGGGGCGAAATGATTTTAAAAATATATCTTGCAGAGGCTTTATTCATTGGCATTATCGGGACAACACTCGGTACTTCTATAGGTTTAATCCTGATACATGGAATGCAGCAAAATCCGCTTATCATGACTCCTGAGTATGGTATGAAACTCATAATCATGCCACGGATATCAAATATTTCAATAATGGCGGCCGATCTGTCAATACTTATCACATGTATCATCGGCGGCATCTTCCCTGCAATTATCGCCGCGCGGACAAATATTATAAAAGCAATATGGAGCGGATAGTTTTGATCGAGACCGAAAACCTCAGGAAAATATATTATATGGGTAAAATTGAAGTTCATGCTTTACGGGGAGTTGATATTAATATCAGGAAGGGTGAATTCGTTGCTCTTATGGGTCCGTCCGGCAGCGGAAAATCAACTCTTTTAAATATGATCGGCCTTCTTGATACTCCAACATCGGGGAGAATCGTTATCGACGGGATCGAGGTATCTTCTCTTAATGATAATGAGAGAGCTGATTTCCGTCTCAGGAAAATGGGGTTTGTTTTCCAGTTCTTCAGCCTGCTTAAGGAACTGAATTCGCTTGAAAATGTTGCACTGCCGATGATAATGGATGACCGGAAATATGACCGTGCCTCTTCACTTCTGGAGCTTGTGGGAATAGGCGACAGGGCCGATCATTCTCCAAGTGAGCTTTCGGGCGGGCAGCAGCAGCGCGTAGCAATTGCCCGGGCTCTTGCGAATGAACCTGCAATCCTTCTTGCGGATGAACCCACGGCAAATCTTGATACGGAGTCTTCAAACCAGATAGTCGGACTATTTCGCGAATTGAACGAAAAAGGACAGACTATTGTTATGGTGACGCATGAACCTGAGCTTGGCGAGAAAGCTGACAGGATAATCAGGATCAAGGATGGGAAAGTGGTTTTGTGAATATAAAATAATCTATAAAAATAACCTGTCAATTTCATATCAATTTATTAAAATTTACATGAGCATGTCGATGATCCGGTAAAAAAGTAAAAAGATTAGTGAACTATATGTGTGTGTAAAATATAAAGTTCCGTGGAAGGAACATTATATTATGGCCAACGATAAAAACGTAAAATTAAAGGCCCTCCTGAATATTGCTTCAATAGATACCACCTCAGGATTAGATGAAATCCTCCAAAAAATACTGAACGTTACATGTGAATCCATAAATGCAGATTATGGAGCAATAATATTGGTCGATGAAGGGACATGTGAGTCCAGGATGGCCTCGTCGTTCGGCCTTCGGGAAGATTATATTGAGCAGGTTCACAGGGCAGCAAGAGAAGCAGGCGTGCCATTTTCCTCAAGCCTGGCAAAAATGCACAATATCAGATCTCAACTACTCATTCCCATGAAAAATGGAATGGAAGTTATCGGTCTCTTAAATGTCTATATGTCAAAAGTGCATGACTTTACCGAAGAAGAGATTGATTTCATAACTATCGCCGCGTCACAGGCGTCATTCATTGTCCAGAATTCCAGAATGTGTACTGAAGATAGAATAAAAGAAATATATGGTAAATTATATAATTCAGAAAAATATCTTAAAACAATAATTGATTCATCCCTTGATGGGATCGCTGTCGTTAATATGCAGGGTGAAATAGAATTTGGGAACGATTCTTTTTTCAATATCGTGGGCTGGCCGAAAGATGAGCTACTAGGACAATCTTTCGTTAAAATACTACCACAGGATACAAAGGAAGCCTACATCAAAATATGGCATGAAACTCAAAATAACCTGAATAGCGGAAAAATTGCAGATGCTAAAATAATCACTAAAAAAGGCGAGATACGATATTTATTAAAGTCTCGTGCTGAAATGATTTTTGACGGAGTAAAAAAATTTTTATTCATAGCTAAAGATATTACAAAACAAAAGAAAACTGAGCTGGAATTGGAGGAATCTGAGGCAAAATTCCGGGATCTCTTTGAAAATGCTAATGATTTTATCTATACACACGACTTGAATGGAAATATCCTGAGTATTAACAAAATCGGATTGGAATTACTTGACGTGACCAAAGAAGAAATAATCGGGACAAATGTATTAAATTGGGTAACGCCTGAAAGTGCTAAAAAAATTGAAGACCGTTTCAAGAAGATTTTCTTAAACCAGCCTTTAGAGCCGACTGTTGTCATAGAAGCAATAAACAAGAAAGGGGAACATCAATGGGCCGAAGCAAGAACCAGGCTTATTAAAGATGGGGATAAAATAATCGGTGTACACGGCATAATGAGGGATATAACTGAGAAAAGGAAGCTGGAGAAGGAACTCAGGGAGTCCGAAGAAAAATACCGTGACCTCTTTGAAAACGCCCAGGATGCTATGTACGTACTCGATTCCAGAGGCAATTTTTTGAAGATGAACAAGGTTGGGCTTAAAACACTCGGATGTAAAAAAGAGGACGTTATTGGTACTAACATTAATAAATGGGTCACAGCAGAGAGTTTGAAAATAGTCGAACAACGGCGGAAAAAACGTCTCTCCGGGGAAAAGGTGGACCATATGGATATACTCGGAATTGTATGCAAGAATGGGGAGCGCCGATGGGCCGAGATAAGAACGAGGGAAATAAAATACTCAGATGGGACAGTAGAAATTCATGGCATAGCCAGGGATATTACTGAAAACAGGTTATTGAAACAGGAACTCAGGAGATCCAATAAACGACATAAGCTGCTATGTTATCTGATTAAAGGCACACGTGGAGGAAAGACAAGGGCATTGATCCTGAAACATCTTTCTGATAAATCTTATAACGCAAATCAATTAGCAACGGCTGTGAATAAGGATTATAAGACTATCAGGCATCATCTGAATGTCCTGATTAAGAATGGAATAATTGCAAAAAGTAACGATGGATATTCCGATTTATATTTCATTCCAGATAATATAGACGTGGATGAAATTGAGGATTAGTATCTAAATAAATGCTGGAATACTCAGAAAAGGAGGTTTTATGACAGCTTCTTTCCCGTCTTTTCAAGATAATCCTTGATCGCTGCGTGTAATCCATCCGCTGCAAGATTGGAGCAATGCAATTTAACCTGTGGAAGCCCATCAAGCGCATCTGCCACATCCCCGCGTGAGATTTTAAGCCCTTCCTCAAGCGTCTTACCTTTTGCAAGTTCAGTGATCATGCTGCTTGTTGCGATCGCAGCCCCGCAGCCGAATGTTTTGAACTTGACATCTTCAAGTATGTTATCCTTAACTTTGATGTAAATCCACATCAAGTCACCACATACTGGATTTCCAACCTTTCCTATTCCATCAGCATCAGGTATCTCGCCAACATTTCGCGGATTGGCAAAATGGTCCATTACTTTTTCACTATATCCTTCAGTCATTTTTACCTCGAAAGCGGAGATATCATCCGCAGTTTATTAACAATACCAGGCAGCACCGAAATCACATAATCGACATCTTCCTGTGTATTTTCCCGTCCAAGCGTTAATCTCAGTGAGCCATGAGCTTCCTCTGGCCGAAGACCGATAGCCATTAACACATGAGATGGTTCAAGGGAGGTGGATGAACACGCAGAACCGGTTGAAGCTGCCACCCCGTTCATATCAAGATTCAATATCATGGATTCGCCTTCTATAAAGCTAAACCTGAAATTTGCATTATTGGGGAGGCGTTTTGTCGGATGACCATTTAAATATGAATCCCCTATCTCAAGAATACCTTTTATTAGTGAATCCCTGAGAACTGCTAAATCTGACTCCCGGGGCAATCGTTCTTTTGCAAGTTCGCTTGCTTTTCCGAAACCAACGATCCCCGGAACGTTTTCTGTACTTGAACGGATGTTTCTTTCATGTCCGCCCCCGTGCAACTGGGGTTCGATAGGAGTTCCTTTTCTCAGGTAAAGCGCGCCAACGCCTTTTGGCCCATATATTTTATGGGCGCTAATGGATAACATTGAAACACCAAGGGCATCAACATTCACAGGGATTTTTCCTGCTGTCTGTACAGCATCAGTATGGAACGTGACCTGTTTTTCTTTTGCGATCTTTCCTATTTCCTCAATGGGCTGGATGGTTCCAATTTCATTATTTGCATGCATTATCGTGATCAGAATTGTTTGTGGGGTTATGGCCTTTTCAACATCAGCCGGATTCACGATCCCGTCTTTGCTTACAGGAAGATATGTAACTTTGAAACCGTTTTTTTCAAGGTATTTACAGGTATGAAGAACCGCATGATGTTCGATCGAACTTGTTATGATATGGTCGCCTTTTCCCCGGTTCCTGAATGCGGTTCCTTTTATCGCAAGGTTATCGGATTCTGTTCCGCTGCCTGTGAATATGATCTCTTCTTTCTTTGCGCCTATAAGGTCGGCGACTTTTTGTCTTGCTTCCTCTATAGCTCTTCTTGCCTGCCTGCCTATCGTGTACAGGCTTGAGGGATTCCCGTATTTTTCAGAAAAATAAGGCAGCATAGCCTCAGTGACCGCAGGGTCAGTAGCAGTTGTGGCGCTGTGATCCATATAAACTTGTTTCATAATGTTTAATCCTATGACTTAAATCGGAATATACTTAACGATGCAAACCCTATCCTGCCGCTGTAAGGTTCCACAATTTTTGCATTGATAATCTTTTCACGGAATCTGTTCAATAGTTTTCAAGGAATCTGAGGTTAAAACGTTTAATCAGCTCCTGTATGTTTGGCTTCATCTCACTTTCTAAATTCTTAAACAAAACAGTTGTATTATCATGTTCGGATATAGCGAGCAAAAAGCTATCTGATAATGCAATATTATATCCGGATTTTATAATCCCTGCTTTCAGGCAAAGTTCATAATCCGGATTTTTAACTTCAACGTGCGGATGATAATATATGAAATCATATAGTTTCTTTGCAAGAATTTCAGATCGGG
Proteins encoded in this region:
- the nifU gene encoding Fe-S cluster assembly scaffold protein NifU — encoded protein: MTEGYSEKVMDHFANPRNVGEIPDADGIGKVGNPVCGDLMWIYIKVKDNILEDVKFKTFGCGAAIATSSMITELAKGKTLEEGLKISRGDVADALDGLPQVKLHCSNLAADGLHAAIKDYLEKTGKKLS
- the nifS gene encoding cysteine desulfurase NifS translates to MKQVYMDHSATTATDPAVTEAMLPYFSEKYGNPSSLYTIGRQARRAIEEARQKVADLIGAKKEEIIFTGSGTESDNLAIKGTAFRNRGKGDHIITSSIEHHAVLHTCKYLEKNGFKVTYLPVSKDGIVNPADVEKAITPQTILITIMHANNEIGTIQPIEEIGKIAKEKQVTFHTDAVQTAGKIPVNVDALGVSMLSISAHKIYGPKGVGALYLRKGTPIEPQLHGGGHERNIRSSTENVPGIVGFGKASELAKERLPRESDLAVLRDSLIKGILEIGDSYLNGHPTKRLPNNANFRFSFIEGESMILNLDMNGVAASTGSACSSTSLEPSHVLMAIGLRPEEAHGSLRLTLGRENTQEDVDYVISVLPGIVNKLRMISPLSR
- a CDS encoding type II toxin-antitoxin system VapC family toxin; translation: MIAIDTGVWIEYINTRGVLHHHAKAVVDSVNQGKVTAILTPLTLAEIYYVAQRVYQEVYTQSRSEILAKKLYDFIYYHPHVEVKNPDYELCLKAGIIKSGYNIALSDSFLLAISEHDNTTVLFKNLESEMKPNIQELIKRFNLRFLENY